A single genomic interval of Helianthus annuus cultivar XRQ/B chromosome 13, HanXRQr2.0-SUNRISE, whole genome shotgun sequence harbors:
- the LOC110897568 gene encoding delta(12) fatty acid desaturase FAD2, with protein MGAGGRMSSPNGKEKDGPKPLERALHEKPPFTVGDIKKVIPPHCFKRSVIRSFSYVVYDLTIASIFYYLANNYIPLLPNSLAYVAWPVYWIFQGCVLTGVWVIAHECGHHAFSDYQWLDDTVGLILHSALLVPYFSWKYSHRRHHSNTGSIEHDEVFVPKLKSSVRSTAKYLNNPPGRILTLLVTLTMGWPLYLMFNVSGRYYDRFACHFDPNSPIYSNRERAQIFISDAGILTVFYILFRLASTKGLVWVLTMYGGPLLVVNGFLVLITFLQHTHPSLPHYDSTEWDWLRGALATVDRDYGILNKVFHNITDTHVTHHLFSTMPHYHAMEATKAIKPILGDYYQFDGTSIFKAMYRETKECIYVDKDEDVKDGVYWYRNKI; from the coding sequence ATGGGTGCAGGCGGACGAATGTCGAGCCCCAATGGCAAAGAAAAGGACGGCCCGAAACCACTAGAGCGGGCCCTACATGAAAAACCTCCATTCACCGTCGGAGATATCAAAAAGGTTATCCCGCCCCACTGCTTTAAGCGATCTGTTATCCGTTCATTCTCTTATGTGGTTTATGACCTCACAATTGCTTCCATTTTCTATTACCTCGCCAACAATTACATCCCGCTCCTCCCTAACTCGCTCGCGTACGTGGCCTGGCCCGTTTACTGGATCTTTCAAGGATGTGTTCTAACCGGGGTTTGGGTCATAGCCCATGAATGTGGTCATCACGCCTTTAGCGATTACCAATGGCTTGATGATACTGTTGGCCTTATTCTACATTCTGCTCTTCTTGTGCCTTACTTTTCATGGAAATATAGCCACCGCCGCCATCACTCCAACACGGGCTCAATTGAGCACGATGAAGTTTTCGTCCCGAAACTAAAGTCCAGTGTCCGTTCAACTGCTAAATACCTTAACAACCCACCCGGTCGAATCCTCACCCTACTAGTCACCCTAACCATGGGTTGGCCTTTATATCTCATGTTCAACGTTTCGGGCCGGTACTATGACCGCTTTGCGTGCCACTTTGACCCAAACAGTCCTATTTACTCTAACCGCGAACGGGCCCAAATATTCATCTCCGATGCCGGGATTTTAACCGTTTTCTACATACTTTTCCGTCTAGCATCGACAAAAGGGCTCGTATGGGTGTTAACCATGTACGGTGGACCGTTACTTGTAGTTAACGGTTTCTTAGTCCTTATCACATTCTTGCAACACACCCACCCGTCATTACCACACTACGACTCAACCGAATGGGACTGGTTACGCGGGGCTCTAGCCACCGTAGACCGAGACTATGGGATCTTAAACAAGGTGTTCCATAACATAACCGATACGCACGTTACACACCATTTGTTCTCCACCATGCCACATTATCATGCAATGGAAGCAACAAAGGCGATTAAGCCGATTTTGGGAGATTATTATCAATTCGACGGGACATCGATCTTCAAGGCCATGTATAGGGAGACAAAGGAATGCATCTATGTTGATAAAGATGAGGATGTTAAGGATGGTGTCTATTGGTACCGTAATAAGATCTGA